One stretch of Caballeronia sp. Lep1P3 DNA includes these proteins:
- the asnB gene encoding asparagine synthase (glutamine-hydrolyzing) encodes MCGITGFLTRGRLDESSAGPRLRAMCDSLARRGPDDAGYWIDAQAGVALGHRRLAIVDLSELGHQPMASACGRYVIVYNGEVYNAEDLRKELDALPGSPDWRGHSDTEVLLAAFARWGIEKTLDKAYGMFAFALWDRDERVLTLGRDPLGEKPLYYAWLGDTFVFGSELKALRRHPAFRDVGIDRDALGMYMRYCSVPAPHTIYEGVSKLLPGALATVRPAHGDVVVRPYWRLDDVVARAKAEPFTEGDAVGELDSVFRKVLRDQMVADVPLGAFLSGGIDSSLVVSLMQAESARAVKTFSIGFDQAGFNEATHARRIAQHLGTEHHELYVTPAHALAVVPQLPQIYDEPFADSSQIPTFLVSQMARHHVTVSLSGDGGDELFGGYNRHVAAQGLWDKLSRVPLPARALTARCVRGLGAERLDRMAAPLVGMMPQSMRHTQVGEKLLKLADAMSAEGLEASYERLASAFDAPEQIVLGYRTPLAASALSGLPASLTDAERMMYLDAVRYLPTDILAKVDRAAMHVSLETRVPFLDRRIVEFAWRLPLSMKVNKGVGKVVLRDLLDRYVPRQLFERPKHGFSVPIASWLRNDLREWASDLLNGDRLRREGYLNEPMVRKMWDQHSAGTHSWHTRLWAVLMFEAWLDANKSVDAEEFDLTDTAS; translated from the coding sequence ATGTGCGGAATTACGGGCTTCCTGACTCGCGGTCGGCTTGACGAATCGAGCGCCGGGCCACGGCTGCGCGCCATGTGCGACAGCCTCGCGCGGCGCGGCCCGGACGACGCCGGATACTGGATCGATGCACAAGCCGGCGTCGCACTGGGGCATCGGCGTCTCGCGATCGTCGATCTTTCCGAACTCGGTCATCAGCCGATGGCATCGGCGTGCGGCCGATACGTGATCGTCTATAACGGCGAGGTCTATAACGCCGAAGACTTGCGCAAGGAACTCGACGCGCTGCCCGGTTCACCGGACTGGCGCGGCCATTCGGACACCGAAGTGCTGCTCGCGGCTTTCGCGCGATGGGGCATCGAGAAGACGCTCGACAAGGCGTATGGCATGTTCGCGTTCGCGTTGTGGGACCGCGATGAACGCGTGCTCACGCTCGGACGCGATCCGCTCGGCGAGAAGCCGCTCTACTACGCGTGGCTCGGCGACACGTTCGTCTTCGGCTCCGAGTTGAAGGCGCTGCGGCGTCATCCGGCGTTTCGCGATGTCGGCATCGACCGCGACGCGCTCGGCATGTACATGCGCTATTGCAGCGTTCCCGCGCCGCACACGATCTACGAGGGCGTGAGCAAGCTGCTTCCCGGCGCGCTCGCGACGGTCAGACCCGCTCATGGCGATGTCGTCGTTCGTCCGTACTGGCGTCTCGACGATGTCGTCGCGCGAGCGAAGGCCGAGCCGTTCACCGAAGGCGATGCCGTCGGCGAACTCGACAGCGTGTTTCGCAAGGTGCTGAGAGACCAGATGGTCGCGGACGTGCCGCTCGGCGCGTTCCTGTCGGGCGGCATCGATTCGTCGCTCGTCGTTTCGCTGATGCAGGCGGAAAGCGCGCGTGCCGTGAAGACGTTCTCGATCGGCTTCGATCAGGCCGGATTCAACGAAGCGACCCATGCGCGGCGGATCGCGCAACATCTGGGAACGGAGCATCACGAACTCTACGTGACGCCCGCGCATGCGCTCGCCGTGGTGCCGCAGTTGCCGCAAATCTACGACGAACCGTTCGCGGATTCCTCGCAGATTCCGACGTTCCTGGTCTCGCAGATGGCGCGGCATCATGTAACCGTGAGCTTGTCGGGCGACGGCGGCGATGAGCTCTTCGGCGGTTATAACCGCCACGTCGCGGCGCAGGGGCTATGGGACAAACTGAGCCGCGTGCCTTTGCCCGCGCGCGCGTTGACCGCGCGTTGCGTGCGCGGGCTGGGCGCGGAGCGTCTCGACCGCATGGCGGCGCCGCTCGTCGGCATGATGCCGCAGAGCATGCGTCACACGCAGGTCGGAGAAAAGCTGCTGAAGCTCGCGGACGCGATGAGCGCCGAAGGGTTGGAGGCATCGTATGAGCGGCTCGCATCCGCGTTCGACGCGCCCGAGCAAATCGTCCTTGGTTACCGCACGCCGTTGGCGGCGTCCGCGTTGAGCGGCTTGCCGGCGTCGCTGACCGACGCGGAGCGCATGATGTATCTCGACGCCGTCCGCTATTTGCCGACCGATATCCTCGCGAAGGTGGATCGTGCCGCAATGCATGTGAGCCTCGAGACGCGCGTGCCGTTTCTGGACCGGCGCATCGTCGAATTCGCGTGGCGCCTTCCGCTGTCGATGAAGGTCAACAAGGGCGTCGGGAAAGTCGTGCTTCGAGACCTGCTCGACCGATACGTGCCGCGCCAGTTGTTCGAGCGTCCGAAGCACGGATTCAGCGTGCCGATTGCTTCGTGGCTTCGCAACGACTTGCGCGAGTGGGCGTCCGACCTTCTCAACGGCGATCGCTTGCGACGCGAAGGCTATCTGAACGAACCGATGGTCAGGAAGATGTGGGACCAGCATTCGGCCGGAACGCATAGCTGGCACACGCGTCTGTGGGCCGTGCTGATGTTCGAGGCCTGGCTCGATGCGAACAAGTCCGTCGATGCGGAAGAGTTCGACCTGACCGATACGGCGAGCTGA
- a CDS encoding glycosyltransferase → MRILHIISGLGVGGAETLLYRLAQMSHAARAQHLVVSLSSVGIMGARLQTLGVEVRALGMGNGVPQPLLVRKLAGWIVDYAPDVVQTWMYHADLIGGFAAHLAKRRLAARNAASSRFGVFWAIHQSEYPVFRSEPKLSVVARCCAVSSSRIPDLIICCAETARANHVRGGYSASRMHVIHNGFDVDLFRPRREARSDLRRLLGIGDDVPVVGIVGRYHAVKDYDNFIAAIGRVHREMPACRFVMIGHELVSENRALQQSLHDAGVTDACHLLGPRDDVQALVPGFDVFCLSSRSEGFPTVIGEAMACGVPCVATDVGDTAVLIGDTGRVVPARNPEALASGLLSVLSLPLEARRNMGELARERIRSVFSIESTWQKYERVYAAVKEGAWECAELRAS, encoded by the coding sequence ATGAGGATCCTGCACATCATTTCAGGTCTTGGCGTGGGAGGAGCGGAAACCCTTTTGTATCGGCTGGCGCAGATGTCGCACGCAGCGCGTGCGCAGCATCTCGTCGTCTCGCTGTCATCCGTCGGCATCATGGGCGCGAGGCTGCAGACGCTCGGCGTCGAGGTGCGCGCGCTCGGCATGGGCAACGGCGTGCCGCAGCCGCTGCTCGTCCGAAAGCTCGCCGGCTGGATCGTCGATTACGCGCCCGATGTCGTGCAGACGTGGATGTATCACGCGGACCTCATCGGCGGCTTCGCGGCGCATCTCGCGAAACGCAGGCTCGCGGCGCGCAACGCGGCGAGCAGCCGCTTCGGCGTGTTCTGGGCCATTCATCAAAGCGAGTATCCGGTCTTCAGGTCCGAACCCAAGTTGAGCGTGGTGGCGCGGTGTTGCGCGGTCAGTTCGTCGAGGATTCCGGATCTCATCATCTGCTGCGCTGAGACGGCGCGGGCCAACCACGTAAGAGGCGGCTATAGCGCGTCTCGCATGCACGTCATACACAATGGTTTCGATGTCGACCTGTTCAGGCCGCGGCGCGAGGCGCGAAGCGATCTGAGACGGCTGCTCGGTATCGGCGACGATGTGCCGGTCGTCGGCATTGTCGGCCGGTATCACGCGGTAAAGGACTACGACAACTTCATCGCGGCGATCGGTCGCGTGCATCGCGAGATGCCGGCGTGCCGCTTCGTCATGATCGGACACGAACTGGTGAGCGAGAATCGCGCGTTGCAGCAGTCGCTGCACGATGCCGGCGTGACGGACGCGTGTCATCTGCTGGGACCGCGCGACGATGTGCAGGCGCTCGTGCCGGGCTTCGACGTCTTCTGCCTGTCGTCGAGGAGCGAGGGCTTTCCGACCGTCATCGGCGAGGCGATGGCCTGCGGCGTGCCGTGCGTGGCCACCGATGTCGGCGACACGGCGGTGCTCATCGGCGATACGGGCCGCGTCGTGCCGGCGAGAAATCCGGAGGCGCTCGCGTCCGGGCTTCTGTCGGTGCTGTCGTTGCCGCTGGAGGCGCGACGAAACATGGGCGAGCTTGCGCGAGAGCGCATCCGGTCGGTGTTCTCGATCGAATCGACGTGGCAGAAATACGAACGCGTTTATGCGGCGGTCAAAGAAGGAGCATGGGAATGTGCGGAATTACGGGCTTCCTGA
- the tviB gene encoding Vi polysaccharide biosynthesis UDP-N-acetylglucosamine C-6 dehydrogenase TviB: MYESRDLNVAVIGLGYVGLPLAVEFSKKRTVVGFDTNRRRISALIEGHDFTLEVSDEELAGAGRLRFSHDIEDLTGCNVFIATVPTPIDQYKRPNLDPLIGASETIGKVLKQNDIVIYESTVYPGATEEECVPVLERMSGLKFNVDFFVGYSPERINPGDKEHRVTNIRKVTSGSTPEVADVVDNLYREIIEAGTFKAESIRVAEAAKVIENTQRDVNIALINELAIIFNKMGIDTKAVLDAAGTKWNFLPFRPGLVGGHCIGVDPYYLTHKAQAIGYHPEIILAGRRLNDSMGKYIGSQLVKALTKRNIPIAGANVLVMGLTFKENCPDLRNTRVIDIVSELKEYGMSVDVFDPWVSKDEAHHEYGLDPIDAPRAGSYDAIILAVAHQEFRRMDEATVRAYGKTDHVLYDLKYVLESHESDLRL, translated from the coding sequence ATGTATGAATCTCGCGATCTGAATGTGGCAGTAATCGGTTTGGGTTATGTAGGACTGCCCCTTGCCGTCGAGTTCAGCAAGAAGCGCACGGTCGTGGGCTTCGACACCAATCGCCGCCGCATTTCCGCGCTCATCGAGGGCCACGACTTCACGCTCGAAGTGAGCGATGAAGAACTCGCCGGCGCGGGACGGCTCAGATTCAGTCACGACATCGAGGATCTCACCGGCTGCAACGTATTTATCGCGACGGTGCCGACGCCTATCGATCAATACAAGCGGCCCAATCTGGACCCTTTGATCGGCGCGAGCGAGACGATCGGCAAGGTGCTCAAGCAGAACGACATCGTGATCTACGAATCGACGGTCTATCCCGGCGCGACGGAAGAGGAATGCGTGCCCGTGCTGGAACGCATGTCAGGCCTGAAATTCAATGTCGATTTCTTTGTCGGTTACAGCCCGGAACGCATCAATCCCGGCGACAAGGAACATCGCGTCACCAACATTCGCAAGGTCACTTCGGGATCGACGCCCGAAGTCGCCGATGTGGTCGATAACCTCTATCGCGAGATCATCGAGGCCGGCACCTTCAAGGCGGAAAGCATCCGCGTCGCGGAAGCCGCGAAGGTCATCGAGAACACGCAGCGCGACGTGAACATCGCGCTCATCAACGAGCTGGCGATCATCTTCAACAAGATGGGCATCGATACGAAGGCCGTGCTGGACGCCGCCGGAACCAAGTGGAACTTCCTTCCGTTCCGGCCCGGCCTCGTCGGCGGTCATTGCATCGGCGTGGACCCGTACTACCTCACGCACAAGGCGCAGGCAATCGGCTATCACCCCGAGATCATTCTCGCGGGACGCCGGCTCAACGACAGCATGGGCAAGTACATCGGATCGCAGCTCGTGAAGGCGCTGACCAAACGCAATATTCCGATAGCCGGGGCGAACGTGCTCGTCATGGGGCTGACGTTCAAGGAGAACTGCCCCGACTTGCGCAACACGCGCGTGATCGACATCGTGAGCGAGCTCAAGGAATACGGCATGAGCGTCGATGTGTTCGACCCGTGGGTATCGAAGGACGAAGCGCATCACGAATACGGTCTCGATCCGATCGACGCGCCGCGCGCCGGCAGCTACGACGCGATCATCCTCGCCGTCGCGCATCAGGAATTCCGGCGCATGGACGAGGCGACGGTGCGCGCCTACGGCAAGACGGACCACGTTCTCTACGACCTCAAATATGTCCTCGAAAGCCATGAGAGCGATCTGCGTCTTTGA
- a CDS encoding SDR family oxidoreductase — translation MLNRFDVVCEALARDPRHWLITGVAGFVGSNLLEALLKLDQRVTGLDNFMTGYRHNLDEVRGLVTKEQWSRFRFIEGDIRNADDCAAAVSGVDHVLHEAALGSVPRSVNDPITTHEVNNSGFLRVLVAARDAKVSSFTYAASSSTYGDHPDLPKVEDKIGRPLSPYAVTKLCNELYADVFSRTYGFDSIGLRYFNVFGQRQDPNGAYAAVIPLWTAALIRDEDVHINGDGETSRDFCFVDNVVKANILAATADAAAKNQVYNVAVGDRTTLNDLYRALQQALATQGIFNDKTPKYRDFRIGDVRHSQASVAKAERLLGYTDRIRILDGLQRTMPWYVRSVRHAGEPCAALGQA, via the coding sequence ATGCTGAACCGCTTCGATGTCGTCTGTGAAGCGCTCGCGCGCGATCCCAGACACTGGCTCATTACGGGCGTGGCCGGCTTCGTCGGTTCGAATCTTCTCGAAGCCCTGCTGAAGCTCGACCAGCGCGTGACCGGCCTCGACAACTTCATGACGGGCTACCGCCACAATCTCGACGAAGTGCGCGGCCTCGTCACGAAGGAACAGTGGTCGCGCTTCCGCTTCATCGAGGGCGATATCCGCAACGCGGACGACTGCGCGGCCGCCGTGAGCGGCGTCGATCACGTTCTGCACGAAGCCGCGCTCGGCTCGGTGCCGCGTTCGGTCAACGACCCGATCACGACGCACGAAGTCAACAACAGCGGCTTTCTGCGCGTGCTCGTCGCGGCGCGCGACGCGAAGGTGTCGAGCTTCACGTATGCGGCATCCAGCTCGACGTATGGCGACCATCCGGACTTGCCCAAGGTCGAGGACAAGATCGGCCGTCCGCTTTCGCCTTACGCGGTCACGAAGCTCTGCAACGAGCTCTACGCGGACGTCTTTTCGCGCACCTATGGTTTCGATTCGATCGGCCTGCGGTATTTCAACGTATTCGGTCAGCGGCAGGACCCGAACGGCGCGTATGCCGCGGTCATTCCGCTGTGGACGGCCGCGCTGATCCGCGATGAAGACGTGCATATCAATGGCGACGGCGAGACGAGCCGCGACTTCTGTTTCGTCGATAACGTGGTGAAGGCGAACATCCTCGCCGCGACCGCCGATGCCGCCGCGAAGAATCAGGTGTACAACGTCGCCGTCGGCGACCGGACCACGTTGAACGACCTTTACCGGGCGTTGCAGCAGGCGCTCGCCACGCAGGGCATCTTCAACGACAAGACGCCGAAGTACCGCGATTTCCGCATCGGCGATGTGCGGCATTCACAGGCGAGCGTCGCCAAGGCCGAACGTCTGCTCGGTTATACGGACCGCATCCGCATTCTCGACGGCTTGCAGCGAACGATGCCCTGGTACGTCCGCAGCGTCCGGCATGCCGGCGAGCCATGCGCGGCGCTGGGGCAAGCCTGA
- a CDS encoding glycosyltransferase family 4 protein — MDAPKVVLFANTDWYLYNFRLSLARKLRDEGFEVVLISPDGEYGPKLEALGFRWHAVPMARRSLNPLREAALLAWLARFLFRERPALVHGFTIKSAVYGAFASRIAGVPARVNAVAGMGYVFTSRDLKARTLKPLVTLAMRLAFGGRGSALILQNADDLEFFRSTKLVDESILRLIRSSGVSLTRFQMRAQEPADGEKKPLRVLLAARLLWDKGIAEYVEAARALRQEGRTVQFLLAGLPDDGNPASVERSVVESWVGEGLVTWLGHVDDMPKLLSEIDVMALPSYREGLPKSLIEAAACALPLVTTYAPGCREVVTENGVDGLVVPVRDSVALANAIRLLDDDRALAGKLGMAARERVLQEFDERIVIDKTLSVYLELLPRRSAAFEESPAEALSTSKQP, encoded by the coding sequence ATGGACGCGCCGAAAGTCGTTCTCTTCGCGAACACGGACTGGTATCTCTACAACTTCCGCCTCTCGCTCGCCCGCAAGCTGCGCGACGAAGGCTTCGAAGTCGTGCTCATTTCACCCGATGGCGAATACGGGCCGAAGCTCGAGGCGCTCGGCTTTCGCTGGCACGCCGTTCCGATGGCGCGGCGCAGCCTCAATCCGTTGCGCGAAGCCGCGCTGCTCGCGTGGCTCGCGCGCTTTCTGTTTCGGGAGCGGCCCGCGCTCGTGCATGGGTTCACCATCAAGAGCGCGGTCTATGGCGCGTTCGCGAGCCGCATCGCCGGCGTGCCCGCTCGCGTGAACGCGGTGGCGGGCATGGGCTATGTGTTCACGAGCCGCGATCTGAAGGCGCGCACGCTCAAGCCGCTCGTCACGCTCGCGATGCGCCTCGCGTTCGGCGGCCGCGGCAGCGCGCTGATCCTGCAGAACGCCGACGATCTCGAGTTCTTCCGCTCCACGAAGCTCGTCGACGAATCCATTTTGCGGCTCATCCGAAGCTCGGGCGTTTCGCTGACGCGCTTTCAGATGCGCGCGCAAGAGCCTGCGGACGGCGAGAAAAAGCCTTTGCGTGTCCTGCTCGCGGCGCGGCTTCTGTGGGACAAGGGCATCGCCGAATATGTCGAGGCCGCGCGCGCGCTCAGGCAGGAAGGCCGCACCGTGCAGTTCCTTCTCGCCGGTTTGCCCGATGACGGCAATCCCGCTTCGGTCGAACGGTCCGTTGTCGAGAGTTGGGTCGGCGAAGGGCTCGTGACATGGCTCGGTCATGTCGACGACATGCCGAAGCTGCTCTCCGAAATCGACGTGATGGCGCTGCCGAGCTATCGCGAAGGGCTGCCGAAATCGCTGATCGAGGCGGCTGCCTGCGCGCTGCCGCTCGTCACGACTTACGCGCCGGGATGCCGCGAAGTCGTCACCGAAAACGGGGTCGATGGTCTCGTCGTGCCGGTTCGCGACAGCGTCGCGCTCGCGAACGCAATCCGCCTGCTCGATGACGACAGAGCGCTCGCAGGAAAGCTCGGCATGGCGGCGCGCGAGCGCGTGCTTCAGGAATTCGACGAGCGCATCGTTATCGACAAGACGCTCTCCGTGTATCTCGAACTGTTGCCGCGCCGTAGCGCCGCTTTCGAGGAATCACCGGCGGAAGCGCTCAGCACCAGCAAGCAGCCCTGA
- a CDS encoding GNAT family N-acetyltransferase — protein sequence MNTNSIRFETITTLARFESLRDEWTALWVRANGIHNLSFEYCLHSLKEVALPDGAEVFCIVGFEGERLVVAWALLREREMLWRSIRALAPDSSVPSEVLVEQGPEHNELIARVWKVLHSEKRADLLNLPYVRAGTELHAQASKVRAKGRSEPLEIAVVRRARWADWESLRQSLPTKSRKELDTCNRRLSKLGSVSVSIVNPAESSGDSLIDYLFDWKKKWAEKTGRQGNFFAPRIRNFAASLLRDPRTSGQFLLFALSVDDVPVAVNLVAVEKTCVRGMQAAFDDAYGKYTPGAILLEHVVKWAFDSNRDFDFGAGGGKYKSVWAGESSYACTDFRIATSQWGKLAFILADVRRWYRANKAAPSLKSTPAAGNPLRTDLEP from the coding sequence TTGAATACCAATTCCATCCGCTTCGAGACGATCACGACACTCGCGCGCTTCGAGTCGCTGCGGGACGAGTGGACCGCTCTATGGGTCCGTGCAAATGGCATTCATAACCTGAGCTTCGAGTATTGCCTGCATTCGCTGAAGGAAGTCGCGTTGCCCGACGGAGCGGAGGTCTTCTGTATCGTTGGCTTCGAAGGCGAGCGTCTCGTCGTCGCGTGGGCATTGCTGCGCGAGCGTGAAATGCTATGGCGATCCATTCGCGCGCTCGCGCCCGATAGCTCCGTGCCTTCGGAGGTTCTCGTCGAACAAGGTCCAGAGCATAACGAACTCATTGCTCGCGTATGGAAGGTGCTTCATTCGGAGAAGCGCGCCGACTTGCTGAATCTTCCCTACGTGCGCGCGGGGACCGAGCTTCATGCGCAGGCATCGAAGGTTCGCGCGAAAGGGCGCTCGGAGCCGCTCGAGATCGCTGTCGTGCGCCGCGCGCGCTGGGCCGACTGGGAGTCGTTGCGGCAGTCGCTGCCGACGAAATCGCGCAAGGAACTCGACACATGCAACCGGCGCTTGTCGAAGCTCGGCAGCGTAAGCGTGTCGATCGTGAATCCGGCGGAATCGTCGGGCGATTCGCTGATTGACTATCTCTTCGACTGGAAGAAAAAGTGGGCCGAGAAGACGGGCCGGCAGGGAAACTTCTTCGCGCCGCGCATTCGCAACTTCGCCGCGAGTCTTCTGCGCGATCCGCGCACGTCGGGGCAATTCCTGCTGTTTGCGTTATCCGTCGATGACGTGCCGGTCGCGGTCAACCTGGTCGCGGTGGAAAAGACCTGCGTGCGCGGCATGCAGGCCGCTTTCGACGATGCCTATGGCAAGTACACGCCCGGCGCGATACTGCTCGAGCATGTGGTCAAGTGGGCGTTCGACTCGAACCGCGACTTCGACTTCGGCGCGGGCGGCGGCAAGTACAAGAGCGTATGGGCAGGGGAATCGAGCTACGCTTGCACGGACTTTCGCATTGCGACGAGTCAATGGGGAAAGCTCGCGTTCATCCTCGCGGACGTTCGGCGCTGGTATCGCGCGAACAAGGCGGCGCCGTCGCTCAAAAGCACGCCGGCCGCAGGCAATCCGCTGCGCACGGACCTCGAACCGTGA
- a CDS encoding glycoside hydrolase family 55 protein, with translation MSVDDSRGVAHAVRVTFNALAVLSAGVCSVALAVDSPVPRSAKCPLTSFDAPALNRPKDPRQFGAKCDGVTDDSAAFQKAVNAGDVRIAAGTCIIDKTVIVRASHRHIRCAPDTILKRTVSDAQSMFVYEAGAGALIGDSIVNCNFVGANAVRPHIDFDAPGHWDIPVLTRDNVSNFLLAGNTFRQFYGQAMFQTTGANGGSGDRIIFNTFRSCPFYGPAFVGHMHGYVAYNELVDCTAGVENDHPTDKTGGNIFECNRVSASEAVGSITGGVHGGTSNYSGNIVRYNVVVGDKTSIMMKPREGGRSAQYYGNSCTKGCRVE, from the coding sequence ATGAGTGTTGACGATTCCAGGGGCGTTGCGCATGCGGTGCGTGTGACGTTCAACGCGCTTGCAGTGCTGTCCGCTGGCGTGTGCAGCGTGGCGCTCGCGGTCGACTCGCCGGTGCCGCGCTCGGCGAAATGTCCGCTGACGTCGTTCGATGCCCCCGCGCTCAATCGCCCGAAAGACCCGCGTCAGTTCGGCGCGAAATGCGATGGCGTCACCGACGACAGCGCCGCGTTCCAGAAGGCCGTCAACGCCGGCGATGTCAGGATCGCGGCGGGCACCTGCATCATCGACAAGACGGTCATCGTCAGGGCGAGCCACCGGCACATCCGATGCGCGCCCGACACGATACTAAAGCGCACCGTGTCGGACGCGCAAAGCATGTTCGTGTACGAAGCGGGCGCGGGCGCGCTCATCGGCGACAGCATCGTGAACTGCAATTTCGTGGGCGCGAACGCGGTGCGCCCGCATATCGACTTCGATGCGCCGGGGCACTGGGACATTCCGGTATTGACGAGAGACAACGTCAGCAATTTTTTGTTGGCGGGCAATACGTTCAGGCAGTTCTACGGACAGGCGATGTTCCAGACGACCGGCGCGAACGGCGGCAGCGGCGACAGGATCATCTTCAATACGTTCAGGAGCTGTCCGTTCTATGGTCCGGCTTTCGTCGGACACATGCACGGATACGTGGCGTACAACGAGCTGGTGGACTGCACCGCCGGCGTGGAGAACGATCACCCGACGGACAAGACGGGCGGCAACATCTTCGAATGCAATCGCGTGAGCGCGAGCGAAGCGGTGGGATCGATCACCGGCGGCGTTCACGGCGGAACTTCGAACTACAGCGGGAATATCGTGCGATACAACGTCGTGGTGGGCGACAAGACGTCCATCATGATGAAGCCTCGCGAGGGCGGCCGCTCCGCCCAATACTACGGAAACTCGTGCACGAAAGGATGCCGCGTGGAGTAG
- a CDS encoding lipid II flippase MurJ: MLTTAVGAFRKRLLGVHRDHKRIARSALLLLCFVAAGKIVGASKEMTIAYRYGISGTVDAYQLAYTLVTWIPVTLTSELGRLLVPMLIKLQSDRAEKSRFLGELTGVAAALGIVLSVALCTLWPHLSPLIASNLAQATRDTARLMLLGMAPVGALVIVACIGSARLQACGNHVGTLLECIPALVLLSFLFASGDGASVLPLALGTSIGFLAQALALRALAKRADAMRAPTRLSLQSRQWPILLRAMTLLMLGAVIGNLSGPVDQYFLAQAGDGNVASLGYANRLISLLMSMGALAISRATLPVISEMLLHGDAGRARSTTLKWSLLMLVVGTFAAAFAYVAAPFAVALLFQRGAFTARDTVAVVGLFRAGLLQIPFSYACWVLIQLSVSEGRFRLISVIAVVGFVIKLIANVILVRLVGIHGVLLASGLAAAGVYIAYLLCTRQRG, translated from the coding sequence ATGCTGACAACAGCGGTCGGCGCGTTCCGCAAGCGGCTGCTCGGCGTTCATCGGGACCACAAGAGAATTGCGAGAAGCGCGCTGCTTTTACTGTGTTTCGTCGCGGCGGGCAAGATCGTCGGGGCATCGAAGGAGATGACGATCGCGTATCGATACGGAATAAGCGGGACTGTCGACGCGTATCAACTCGCTTACACGCTCGTCACCTGGATCCCGGTCACGCTGACATCCGAGTTGGGGCGGCTGCTCGTTCCCATGCTCATCAAATTGCAGAGCGACCGTGCGGAAAAGAGCCGCTTTCTCGGCGAACTGACGGGCGTTGCCGCAGCGCTTGGCATCGTGCTGTCCGTTGCGCTCTGCACGCTGTGGCCGCACCTGAGCCCGCTCATCGCGAGCAACCTTGCGCAAGCGACGCGCGACACCGCCCGGCTGATGCTCCTGGGCATGGCGCCGGTCGGCGCGCTCGTCATCGTCGCGTGCATAGGCTCGGCGCGGCTGCAGGCTTGCGGAAATCATGTCGGCACTTTGCTCGAATGCATTCCCGCGCTCGTGCTGCTCTCGTTTCTCTTCGCTTCGGGAGACGGCGCGTCCGTGTTGCCGCTCGCGTTGGGCACGAGCATCGGCTTTCTCGCGCAGGCGCTCGCCCTTCGCGCTCTCGCGAAACGCGCGGATGCGATGCGCGCTCCCACGCGTCTATCGCTGCAATCGCGACAGTGGCCGATCCTGCTTCGCGCGATGACGCTGCTGATGCTCGGCGCCGTCATCGGCAATCTGTCGGGTCCAGTCGATCAATATTTTCTCGCGCAGGCGGGCGACGGAAACGTCGCGTCACTCGGCTATGCGAACCGCCTCATCTCGCTTCTCATGAGCATGGGCGCGCTCGCGATCAGCCGCGCAACGCTTCCGGTCATCTCGGAGATGCTGCTTCACGGCGATGCCGGGCGTGCGCGAAGCACGACGCTCAAATGGTCGCTGCTGATGCTCGTCGTCGGCACGTTCGCAGCCGCGTTCGCCTATGTCGCCGCGCCGTTCGCCGTCGCGTTGCTGTTTCAGCGCGGCGCGTTCACGGCTCGGGATACCGTCGCGGTCGTCGGCCTTTTCCGCGCGGGCCTCTTGCAGATACCGTTTTCCTACGCGTGCTGGGTGCTCATCCAGTTGTCCGTGAGCGAAGGACGTTTCAGGTTGATCTCGGTCATCGCCGTCGTAGGCTTCGTCATCAAGCTGATTGCGAACGTGATTCTCGTGCGTCTCGTCGGCATTCACGGTGTGTTGCTTGCGTCCGGTCTCGCGGCGGCCGGTGTGTACATCGCCTATCTGCTATGCACGAGGCAGCGCGGATAA